A segment of the Panicum hallii strain FIL2 chromosome 1, PHallii_v3.1, whole genome shotgun sequence genome:
CGTCATCCGTCCATCCGTGTTCGCGGGATACGGGATCCTTGTTTTACGGGCTAGCTCTGCTCTGTGCGTGCATTTCCTGCATGAATTGGGGGTGCTAGGCCGATCGTGCGTGTCCATCGGGCGCATGCGACAGGGAACGGACCGGAGACCAGTTCAGTTCGTGCCACGGGTGAATGTACACTTGTAGCAGCTCGTACCAGGAGCGGCGCCAGAAATGGACCATCGGGCCCGGCAGGCACACGTCGTGGCGTGGCAGCTTACAACGTCCCTGCTGTGTGTTTCCCCCCTTGATGTAAAAAAAAAATAAATGTCGTAGCTAAGGAGTACGACAATGACTGCAGTGAAATTTAGTTCGTGAGAATCGCTTGATTACTTCAAGTACCACTACTGCCATGTGCAGGCGTGCTTTGGCctcctctttgtgttgttaGCGAGAAAGTACCGGCTAATAAAGCTGAAAATGTGTTTGCACATGGTCATGCCTCAAACAGTACCGTGCTTAAGGTATCGTCGGTACTGGCACCTGTATCATAAAGTTGGGTACGAATCTAACTGCTTCTTGAAACCCCTTCGGTCGCCTGTTTTAAATCCCTTGTACGTGGGCTATTAAGAATTTAATACGATATTGCTAATCAAGTAGGTTCGGACAGACATGATACAGTATCGTTTTCTTTTTTTGTAGGAAACCTATATGTAATGCCagctttttaatttttttatctaGGCTAATGCCTTCAGGAATAAAGGGCGCTAGGCAGGAGCATCTTAGGAGCACCGATTGCTTATCGAGAAAAAACGGGAACAAATCTTTTCTTTGTCCATATCGTGGCTGGCTCTTGTCCCATGTCAAAAAGATCTACTACTGCTGCTTCTAGAACATAAGCAACCCAGCaagattttttttcaaaaaaataaaaataaaaaacaacGCAGCGACACTCACACACAGATTTGAGATTTCTGTGGTTTCCGGTGGGTCCATTGGTCCAAGAAGCATGACGCACGCTATACGTCCCCGCCACCTACCTACCGTGCGGGCCTCATGGGCCCGTCGGGCGGTCCTACGGCGGCCCATGAGGGTAGCGACCTACGCGAAAACATGCAAAGCCTGCACGGCCTCCATTTTTAGCGGtcgtcctctctctctctcacagtCTCGCTGCCCTCCCCGTTCCAAAGGCTGGGGCCATGCTGTCGTGTCGCCTCGCCGAGTTCGGGTGAAGTCCCACGCCAAGTCGCTTCCGTTTCCTTTCGTCCACGAGATTAAATGGACTAATGCGCCAGGACACGCCAATAAGTCCCAACAATAATGGCGGTAGGGCAGCCGAGCAGGCCGGCACCACAGCTGCCGCTAGCGGCCAAGGCCGGGGAGGAGGCCCGGCCTGGTGGGGTGTAGGGGCGCTTGGGCGCGCCCAGAAATGGCCAAGAGCCCCACCAGTGAGCGGGCTCACATCGCACGGCCGGCGGCCGTAGCGGCGCCTGCCATTTATGATGCGCCgggggcgccggccggccacgCTGGGCTGTGCTGTGCTGCCTCCGGCAAGGCCCCCAGGCGGACCCCGTGGTACGGTGGGGTTTTCTCGTGTCATTGCACGAGCCCGCGCGGTCAAAATGTGCCCTGCCGGTGGAGCCGAGGTGAAAAGGGCCAGGGGAGGTCGATGCCGCGGCAAGTGGGCAGACCAGGTGTGCGGGCAGCAAGGGCAGGGACTCGGCAGTGCTGTGCCGCCAGCCCGGAAGGCAGCGCCTGCGGCTGCAACTGCAAAgcgggcggcgctgcgcgcgcgcgcgcgacggAGGAGGAGACGCCAGGCACGGGGGAAACGAGCACGACCGGCCAGGGGAAAAAACCGGTGGTATCGGGAGGGGCCTGGAAGCCGGCTGGTGGTTGGTTGTCGCCTTCGGCCGGGCGAATCGGGACGCGGTGTTCTGTTCCCCGTGCAACAGTGGCGCTCGTGCCAGTTCATGCATGGCCACGTACGTCGAGGTCGCGAGCACGAGAAGATACTATTAGCGTACAGTACAGTTCCTCCCGTACCCCCCAAGTATAGTAACACAGAGGGCGCGTAGTGTTGTGTGGCCGGTAGCGCGCGGGGTGGGTGTCCCGTCGGCGTCGCGCTCGCTATCACCTGAGAGACTCCTTTGTCTCCCACGTAGCCCGCCCGGCGCATGGTGATGCGCATCCCCAAACCACCCCtccagaaaagaaaagaaaagaaaataaaagaaaacgaTACGATACGCCTGTACGATGCGAccggtcgccgtcgccgtcgtacGGCGGCACGCCGCCCCCATCCGGGCCGTCGATCTCCGCGGCGCCATAGTCACGCTGGGCATCATCCATCAGGATTCAGGTGGAGAGATGCGATGCCCAACGGGTGACGGGAGATGCATCTCGATCTTTTCTTGCTGCTCATGGCCTGTAAGTCCCCATCGTTTCCCGACGCTGATCCGCGCACCGGCCCTGCGGTCCAGATCACGCTACGCTTCGCCAAGTGTCGGACAGACCCCGTAGCTGCATTCATTCCCCGTCGCGGCCGAGAGCAGCATGCCCCCTGATGCAACGGCGCGTGCAGAATGCCTTCCCACTCCCTCTCCACCAGAGACCAGAGCACAGAGACCCTAAGATCTGATGGACATGACTAGTAGCTAGTACTAGCAAACACTTTGTTTGGGGAGAGATAACAAGCTGCTTACTCGAGCTAGGTAGCCCCAGGCCCAGCCTCTGCATGCATTGCACGCTCGTGTGGCGTTACAGCCTTACAGGAGGTGACGAACGGCGGGAAAAGCACGGCCTACCCACCAAGCATTAAAGCTCGGTTCTGACGGGGAGACACCGCTACGCACACGTAGATCTAGTAGAGACAGGGTGAATAGAGCGTCGTGCGTAATGACGTGGAACAAAGGCGCGTTTCGTTCAAAGAGATGAGATTCCCCATGATTGCGCTTGGCGACCGATCGCATGGCTGGAGCACCGGCTCGTCGAGGAACACGAGCACCCCCCGTGCAAGTGAACAAAAGGAGGCCTGAAGCTTCCTGCGGGGGCCGGCCGGCGGGCGATGAGACTAAAGGCAGGGGCGACGCCGATGGTTCGACGAGCGCTCAGCCGAGTGGAACGAAGGATACCCCCATCGCGTACCGGATCGCTGGGGACACTGCTGCCTGGATCGATCGTGCTCATCCGGTCACTTTGCGCCATGCACGCGTGCACTTAGAGGTGGGCGTGGCTGGTAATAAGGAGTGGGCAGGAAAATCTAGCCATGGATAGATGATACGCAGGTGTCTGTGTCTCTTCTTCTTTTACACAATTACTACACACGCACTATTATATCCTTGGTGGTCATGATGGAGCGAGCGAGACCAAATCCGTAGGCGGAAAAGGAAGGTGCTACGCTAAAGCTCCTACATACTGGCGATGGATTCGTTTCATTGATTGGGAGCAGTGGTGAGGTATGTGTAGCTGTCGTCCTTGCATTCATAAAAACAGCGGCGAAAGCAGGGAAAGGAAATATATACGCACAAAAAGAGCGTACAGGACCGCTGCTACAGTCCGAAGAAATGGGCCTTGGTTCTAGACTAAAGCAGGCCGCAGCACTACTGTAGTAGACGGAGCCTGAACGACGCTACGGAAAGCACAAAATGAGAAGGAAGAAAGAGGCCCGAATACAGCAATGCCGATTCAGCTACGTTGTACTAGGTTTCCACGCacctcctttttttttcttggggGTCACGTGCTCAATTACGTCTGTGCCTCGCAACTCGTGCACACTACACTAGTCGTGCCTCACGGAACACGGTACGAAAACATGTCGTCGTGATTTCGCACGGCGAGTACGTGCTTGTGTCACAGCACCAGTCATCACTCATCACCGTTCCGTTCCGGCTGCGCCAAAGCCTCCGTCCCCTGGCCCTCCTGGCCGGGCGACCTGACTGCGGCGTCGCGTCACCCACCCAGGTGCCCCGGCTCCCTCCAACCCGCTTTCCCTTGGCCGCGAGCGCATGATCGTCGAGAGCATTCAAGGTTGGAGCAGCTCCAATCCTGATTATTGAACCGAAGGCAAAgaggcagagagagagagagagagagcgcgcgcGCTCTAGCAGAGGGAATCCtacgcgggcgggcgcgggcgtggGGGTGAAAGGGGGGCAGTGGAACGGGAATCCGATTCCAACCTCCTCGTGATGGCTGATGGCGTTCTACAGGCAGGCAGGCCCCAGCCACGAGTGTGCGCACAACGCAGCAGCGTACGTACGGCCTCGTTCCCGGTTTTATCACGATAGGATTCGCAGTACGGCTATGCAGGCGGGTCAGCTTCAATAATGTGCGAAACGCTGAAACAGTAGGTGAAAGTTATTGCCGCGTACGCGTAATGATAAGCGCCTGTGCCTTGTACTGGGGCATCTGGGAACGATTCCCAGAGAGGCGCCTCTGTGGCAAAGCAACCGGAACCGGGCACTGTTGGTCCCTCGCAGAGCACGGAAGGAATGACGTACTGTAGGCTAGTAGTAGGTAAGGCTGTCTCCAGCGGTGCGCTCTAAACCGTCCTGTACCCTgtatatagagaagattccgttctctattgctccagcagcgttatctaaatggtcctctaaaatagagaacgttacaggtttcctctatatatagagattctctcttctcttctctattttttgttacgttttaaacactgaattaaataaaaataaaatatatccatagcatttgaggtatgataaatacgtacgtacaaaaatttggaacaaaatacgtttttaATATAgagtttaatgtatagagaacgagatttagagaacgttgttggagagaaatgagatatagaagagataatcttgtagagaattttgTAAATGAATGATAtagagaacgacggttggagatagcctaacTAGCTGTGGCACCACTGCGGCAGGCTGACGTGCCATTCAGCACCATTCATCGCCGTGGTACGTGGCAAGCATTTTTACCGGTTCACCTGCTTGTATGACTCAGGGCTGACTCGATTTTTCACACGCTGTCATGGACTTATGGTGACGAAAAACTTGTACGAGTCGATCACCAGCATACGTACTAGGGAGAGCCAGAGAGGATAGATAGGGTCCATAGGCAGATGGTTTCAGCTGGCTAGCTAGCGACCAACATGGGAAAACGATCGCGCCTGCTGGAACGCCTTCGTCAGGATGGCAACAGTGAGAGCAGGAGATCAATCTGCATGCTACGTGgtgggcggccggccggccggccagctCTCGCGGTCGGTCGGTCACAGCCGGAGCTCCCGTGCGTCCCGTTCGTTCAGCGTCAGCTGGCCCGGCGCGACCACATGATTTGCTCGACAGGGCGCTCTCAAAGTCTCACTCAGCCCAACAGCACGTCCATGTCCGCCCACTATTCATCATGATTCATGAAatggaaagaaagaaaagcgAGGGGCGTTCGTTCTTGTGGCTGGCCGGCCGCTGCCGGGCAAGTGAAACGAGTTCGTCACGACATTCACAGTGCACCTACCGCCGCCAACGCGAAGCCGGCCGGCGTCAGTGCTCGCTCCATCCACAGCCGTGCGGGGAAGGCAATAGCCAATAGCCAAGGGCGTCACCCGGCTGCTAGCTACGCGCGCATAACTGCGACCGGGACTCAAAACGCGCGGCGCCTCCTGATGATGATTCTGACGGCCGCCGCTCAGGCTGGAGCGCGCGCgtgccgccggccccgcgggGCAGCGGGCCGCGCGGCGCCGGTGGCGCGCCCATGCGGCAGGGCGTGAGGGCCGCGTGGCTAGCGCAGGCGCGCCGTGCCGCGACCGTGCCATTGCCGGGCTTGCCGTCCCAGTCTCTCGGTTGGTCCGCGCGATCGCCAGGTAGGAGTAGCGGCGCGCGGGCCAGGGATGAACCGGCGACTGCTGGGCTGGCGCCGCTCCTGTACGTTCCGGGGCCGGGCTCGATGGGTGAGTGGGAAGGGGAGGGTGGGGGACGACGACAGGCATTGAATGCGTGCGGGAGCACGGCGGGACGTGTGGTAGATGGACGGCTCTGCCGTGCTGGTCCGGACACCGGAGCAGGGGCCGGGGGGAGGTCGGTGCTGCAGTGTTCGCGGCAATCAATACTGTACGTACCGGGAGGAGGACCACGTCACGACTACTACCCACCCAGTCAACCGCGCTGTGCGCTGTGCGCCGAGGGGATTCGGAGGGTTTATTCCCCTTGGAAAAGTGGTTTCTTGGATGATTCCGGAGGTGCCAACTGCTAGGCTACGCAGGCGCAGCCTCGCTTTGTTACCGCAAAACCTGAGAACACGAGCCCCCTGTTAGCTGCTACGGAGCATGGACAGGGATGCACATGGAGACCTCCACGCAAAACAGGATCCGAATTCGGAGCTAGATTCTCTCACACGGCTAAACGAAAAACAGGTGGCGCGCAGCATAAAACACGAGCCTGAAGGAATGGCCAGACAGCGGCACGCTTTGTGGCAGCAAAGCACCGTTAGGCGGTCAAAGCGCGAATGATACTTCTACGCAAGAcacccatccatccatccattcaAAGTGCATTGCTTGCATGCGGCATGCCGGCTTGGTGCTCGCCTTTGATGACATGACCcctccggccggccgccgtgaCCAACCACCCGGGCACCACGTCGGAAGCAGCAGCAGAGGGAGCTTAAGCACAATGAATGGGCGTTATCCCAGTGAGAGGCGCAGGGCGTATCCAGGCTTCAACCCGCAATGAATAGGGGGGCGGGGGGCGTCGCTGATTAACATGACTCTAGCAGCATGGGGCTGAAAAGGAGGAGGGAAACTGCAGCCTTTACCAACCTGTCTCCACAAAGGAACAAGGGAGACCATCCATCAGTGTGCGTGCTACTAGCCTACTGCTGCTGCCAGCGAATGGATGGAGCTTGTAAAACGTTCAGAGGTTACAAAACACGCTGCCAGGAAACTAATGATTACTCAATGCTCATTGCAGCGTATGCCGACAGCTCCATGAAGTGTTTGCCGTATAGCTTTTGCATAAGCTAGTTGGCTGTTTCGTACGCCGCTACGAACACACTGCGTTTCACTGTGATCTCAGAATCTGCGAAAAAAACGGAAAAATAAAGGTGTAGTAAAGTTCAAGGATAAACACCAGATAAACACTGCATATGGCTGCATACAACCCAGCCACAACAAAAGAGAACTACGAACTGCGTATTTGCAATGTCTGGTACGTTTCTACTGTGACCTGCTGGTCCCGGAGACAGTGCCGCAATTTTCACAACGAGCAGGGAGGCATGGCGGCAGGCAGCGCACTGGATCTCCAGTACCCTGGCCTGGCGCGATCCACATCTAATCCACAACAGCCCAACGTCTCCAACACTCACAAAAATGGGTCACCCTGCTGATCCACGGCCCAAGAATCTACGATGATGATATTGGGCCCTCGACATATCTCGGACGGTCAATGGGCTTTTATTTTTCATAATGGGTCGAGCTATACTGGCTTTCTCAGATTGCAAAGGAAGCTGATTTGGGCTCAAAGACAGTTCAGCTCAGACTACGACATACGAGTATACACCCATGCCCAGGCTGAGACAGCAGCCGGGGCCCGTCAGGAAACCCTAATTTCTCTTCTGTTCTGTGAGTCGGCTTCAGAATACTGAAACTCCATCGGATGTCTGTGAAAAAGACAGAGAAACTCCACCAGAAAGTTCGTCGGATGATGGGAGTTGCGCTTTTCAGATTTCCGACCCGAATTTCTCAATCAAATGTGCTGCTGCTACCCCGTGCCAATATAGTCAAAGCTAGAGCACGAAACCAAAAACTCGAATCTGCAAGCAAGTCGATCCCAAAACGAAAACACGTGCTCGGGTCAACCGCCggcggctccaccagctccggtGTCGCCACTCTCCACCtactccgccgccgtccccatCTACAATTAGCCACTTCCGCTGCGCCGCAGCGGCACATCCAGCGCCGAGCACCAGCCCGCTCCCGCTCGACACCCAGACCTCACCAAACACAAGTCGTCAACCGGGTGAGGCATTTCGTCGAGCACACCACGGCCCCCGTCGCAGCCATGATCCTCACGAAGCCCCATCCCTCCTCCCTCGCGGCCCCCTCCGCGGCGCTCCCGAAGCCTGGCCCGGCCGCTAACCGCGTCGCCACGTCCCTACCCTCGtccagctcccgccgccgcgggggcgGCCTCCGCGTCTCCGCCGCgtccgtggcggcggcgcagcccACGGCGGCGTCCCCCGCCACGGCGGCGCTGAGCCGCGTGGACGTGCTGTCGGAGGCGCTCCCGTTCATCCAGCGGTTCAAGGGGAAGACGGTGGTGGTCAAGTACGGCGGCGCTGCGATGAAGTCGCCGGAGCTGCAGGCGTCGGTGATCCGCGACCTGGTCCTCCTCTCCTGCGTCGGCCTCCGCCCCGTGCTCGTCCACGGCGGCGGGCCGGAGATCAACTCCTGGCTGGCGCGCGTCGGCGTGGAGCCGCAGTTCCGCAACGGGCTCCGTGTGACGGACGCGGTCACCATGGAGGTCGTGGAGATGGTGCTGGTCGGCAAGGTCAACAAGCAGCTCGTCTCCCTCATCAGCCTCGCGGGGGCCACCGCCGTCGGCCTCTGCGGCAAGGACGCGCGCCTCCTCACCGCGCGGCCCTCCCGCGACGCGGCCTCCCTCGGCTTCGTCGGCGAGGTGACGCGCGTCGACCCCTCCGTGCTCCACCCAATCATCGCGTCGGGCCACATCCCGGTCATCGCCACCGTGGCCGCGGACGAAGCAGGGCAGGCCTACAACATCAACGCGGACACGGCGGCCGGGGAGATCGCGGCGGCGATCGGCGCCGAGAAGCTGCTGCTACTCACTGACGTGTCCGGGATCCTCGCGGACCGCGACGACCCCGGGAGCCTGGTGCGGGAGGTGGACGCCGCCGGGGTGCGGCGGATGATAGCGGAGGGGAAGGTGGGCGGCGGGATGATTCCCAAGGTGGAGTGCTGCGTCCGCGCCATCGCGCAGGGCGTGCGCACCGCCAGCATCATCGACGGCCGCGTCCCGCACTCGCTGCTGCTCGAGATCCTCACGGACGAGGGCACCGGAACCATGATCACCGGCTGAAGCTTGAAAGCTTACGGTGAGCCGAGTTATTTGTTTGCGTGAGAGATTAGTGTTGAATTGGTGATGGCCGGAAATGTTTTGCACACGCACCAAAGTGCTTGTCAACTGAACCAAAGAGTGTATTGCCGTGACCTGGTGGGCTATGTTATTCATGGactgcatcaaatcaaattcaaCCTGCAACTTTATTTATACAAAGAAATTTTATTGATGGGAATTTATCCGTTTTACTTCACCGAACTGAACTTCTGTGGCTCCAAGGTTTGAGCGCACAGATAAGTAAAAGACCCAGAACAACAACATTCCCTCGCATTATCTGCCAGGGTCAAATGGTAAACAATAATGTATAATTTCGTGCGGACCTAAGTTATGAAGCTTGGCGTGTTCTACAAAACATGTACGGACGGCTTGCAGAATGCCAGAATCTCGCATCACCACACTTTGAAATCCCAATGTTCAGAACTGTAGTCAAAACCACCAGGGAAAAGCATAAGCACGCTGAATGCAAGAATAAATTGTTAATATTACTGGGATATGTCGTAATTCCCCACAATCACACACTTGCAAATGCAAATTCTACGCCTGTCAAATTAAGGCTGCCACCATCAATCTTGGTTTAACTAACTGACTAGAGTTGCTCCCGTGTGTAGTCAAGAGACAACGAAACATAGAAATGTAAAGTCGACGGATTGTTGTGCTCACTTGATACGAGCAATGGCCACCACGATGAAGACAAACACCGTGAGCATGAACGACACCTTCACTGCATCGCTGTATGCATCTGGCTTCTCTTCATCCTCTTGAGGGTGGATCAGCATGTTGAATATCTTCATCACATTCTCAAGGAATTCCAATATTTTTGCCTGGGCACTGTCCAGGATCCACTTAAGCACTTCAGAAGGACCACTAGCGCCTCCCTTTCtatcattttcttttcctgGAAGATGAGATTAGCCGAAATAAGAGACATATAGTCGAAGGAGAGAAGCAATAGTTATACAGCTAAGATCAGACAGTTCATCAGAGTACTGCTTGGAATTAGCAAACAGAACATTGTATGTGCATACAGGTGCGTCAAAGTTTTGTGCAACGTACCATCATGTAAAGATCTTCTGAAATCTTGAACTGCCTCATTATTCATGACAGCATTCCAAACAGCCTTATCACATGACAAAGACATAACCATTTTCTGCATTGATGAACAAGATTAACACAGTAATGGAGAGATGAGCTATTCAGAAACTTCTAGGGGACAGCTCAGATCAGAAATTACGAAAGGTACATCAAAGTATCACAGGGCAATGTAACACGAAGTGGTATATATTATATAATGTCAGTATCTAAGTTATGCGAAATAAATAAAAAGAATGGGTTCAGTATAAACCTGAACAGTAGGATCCTTTTGCAATAGACGGAAAGCATCCAAAACATTCCTATGCTCCCTTGAAAGAAGAGCAGTTGAGTTGAGAACATAGGCAGCAGGTTCAATCCAGTCATCTGATCCTGATGAATTGCCAGATGAATGTCCTGAGGTGGACAGCAGTGCGGTTTGTCTGTCGGCTGTATCCGAAACCACATCAAAAGGATTCTCAAGCACCCTAAAAGAAATGATAAATCGATTAGATGGAGCAAAGAACAACAGCACCTAAAGTTCAATTTTTCGATATGATTTAATGCGCAAAGGTTTATTACAGCGTCATTTTAAGGGTGGCAAAGATCCTTTTCATGATGCATacgatttttttttaatttttggATTACAAACTAAAAGCAAAATTGTTAGCGCAGCAATCATAGTTCTGGTGAACACCTTGCACGAATGAAGTGTGCAAGTAGTACAACCCAAAGGTTGGAAAAAGTTGCAAGCAAACATGCACAGAGAATTACCACAATTCCAATTTTAATTCCTCATATTGCAGCTATTAGACATAATTAGGTGGATCCGAACATTCTATAACACAGTCCATACAATACAGATTACCATAAAGTCATTTCAAAGAGCAATCCAACGATTCAATAACAGAGCATCAGTAGAACCTCATTCATGATGGTTCATCGATTCTGGAATGACAAAATTGGTACGGCAAGTTGCTGTGGATGTCTGTCCATGCAACTCCCCTGGGCTCCATCCGAATATGGCAGGGACCACAGATCAAACCACGAATGAAGACAACGGATGCTAACAAACCACCAATAGAACGCTCCCAAACCAATGAACAGAAAGCGTGGAAGGCTCCATGTCCCCACCAGAATCTATATAGGAGTATCTCACATCAAACTACATAAAGAGACAGCTCCAATCTAATTCAATCCATCGAAGCAAAGGTTAGCTACTTAAGCAATCACGCCCATCACTAAAACAAGGAACATCAAAGCGCAAAGGTAGATCCAATCTAACTATCTAACCGAGTATGCGAAATAATTCTGCTCTAAGGAGGTGTGCAAACAAATCTTACTCCTGGATGCTGGTGACGGCGCCGGTGACCTCGTCTATGGTGGGCGGGGACCAGAACACCACCCTGtactcctcctcttcctccatcTCTCCTGGTCCGGGAGCCCCGGCGACGACCTCCTCCCAGTCCCCCTCCTCCCCGTCGGGGCGGAACGCGCGGGACTCCCagtacgcggcggcggcgaccgcggagGGAGGGGGCGGGGAGCTGGCGCGAAGGGGGAGGCCGCCGGCAACGGTGCGCGGGCGCGGGGATGCGATGGAGGTGGAGGCGCCGGGCCCGGCGCCGAGGCCCGACGAGGTGGAGGAAGAGCGCACGGCGCGGTTggtgaggcggaggaggtgcctGCCCGG
Coding sequences within it:
- the LOC112901752 gene encoding uncharacterized protein LOC112901752, which codes for MILTKPHPSSLAAPSAALPKPGPAANRVATSLPSSSSRRRGGGLRVSAASVAAAQPTAASPATAALSRVDVLSEALPFIQRFKGKTVVVKYGGAAMKSPELQASVIRDLVLLSCVGLRPVLVHGGGPEINSWLARVGVEPQFRNGLRVTDAVTMEVVEMVLVGKVNKQLVSLISLAGATAVGLCGKDARLLTARPSRDAASLGFVGEVTRVDPSVLHPIIASGHIPVIATVAADEAGQAYNINADTAAGEIAAAIGAEKLLLLTDVSGILADRDDPGSLVREVDAAGVRRMIAEGKVGGGMIPKVECCVRAIAQGVRTASIIDGRVPHSLLLEILTDEGTGTMITG
- the LOC112901768 gene encoding uncharacterized protein LOC112901768 isoform X1 — its product is MRNPPGRHLLRLTNRAVRSSSTSSGLGAGPGASTSIASPRPRTVAGGLPLRASSPPPPSAVAAAAYWESRAFRPDGEEGDWEEVVAGAPGPGEMEEEEEYRVVFWSPPTIDEVTGAVTSIQEVLENPFDVVSDTADRQTALLSTSGHSSGNSSGSDDWIEPAAYVLNSTALLSREHRNVLDAFRLLQKDPTVQKMVMSLSCDKAVWNAVMNNEAVQDFRRSLHDGKENDRKGGASGPSEVLKWILDSAQAKILEFLENVMKIFNMLIHPQEDEEKPDAYSDAVKVSFMLTVFVFIVVAIARINVLMLFPGGFDYSSEHWDFKVW
- the LOC112901768 gene encoding uncharacterized protein LOC112901768 isoform X2 — its product is MRNPPGRHLLRLTNRAVRSSSTSSGLGAGPGASTSIASPRPRTVAGGLPLRASSPPPPSAVAAAAYWESRAFRPDGEEGDWEEVVAGAPGPGEMEEEEEYRVVFWSPPTIDEVTGAVTSIQEVLENPFDVVSDTADRQTALLSTSGHSSGNSSGSDDWIEPAAYVLNSTALLSREHRNVLDAFRLLQKDPTVQKMVMSLSCDKAVWNAVMNNEAVQDFRRSLHDGKENDRKGGASGPSEVLKWILDSAQAKILEFLENVMKIFNMLIHPQEDEEKPDAYSDAVKVSFMLTVFVFIVVAIARINSEHWDFKVW